A genomic segment from Halobellus litoreus encodes:
- a CDS encoding secondary thiamine-phosphate synthase enzyme YjbQ: MSIRVETDERVEIRDVTADVSRAISDGVSEGVCTVFVPHTTAGVVVNESEGRLIADVERVLEGLVPRGDGYEHDSIDDNGDAHLRAMLLGTSVSIPIENGSPALGTWQSILFVECDGPRSRSLEVVTVSAEGID, translated from the coding sequence ATGTCCATCCGGGTCGAAACCGACGAACGCGTGGAGATACGCGACGTGACCGCTGACGTCTCGCGGGCGATTTCGGACGGCGTCTCGGAAGGAGTGTGCACCGTGTTCGTTCCACACACCACCGCTGGCGTCGTCGTCAACGAATCGGAAGGCCGACTCATAGCGGACGTCGAGCGAGTGCTCGAGGGCCTCGTGCCGCGCGGAGACGGGTACGAGCACGACTCGATCGACGACAACGGCGACGCCCACCTGCGGGCGATGCTTCTCGGAACCAGCGTTTCGATACCGATCGAGAACGGCAGTCCGGCCCTTGGAACGTGGCAGTCGATCCTGTTCGTGGAGTGCGACGGGCCGCGATCACGCTCGCTGGAAGTGGTCACCGTCTCCGCCGAAGGGATCGACTGA
- a CDS encoding DUF5518 domain-containing protein — MDSIARGTVRNGIIGGIAGVVLGVVPLVLLVAPLIGGGVAGYLERRDARGGAVAGAIAGVLMALLGAVLSGIVLAVRLGTLLPSVADAPLAGLAIATALSLGAVVGQILVAAVGGALGGILEATHRRRGQADTGAMKSGGRGSTILSITGSVIAGVATFAVVAVAVTAVLDPLIWPSALVGLPVGVVAGAAVAVGSYAFFRRKPGTDRHWRAVGLGVLAVVVVFGLLLGGLWVVGQDRADASYESTYEYEVTVEADGTLREPTFYVPAPTDTDDVHLSDVFVEDVRYDRDTPGVAPGEGPSPVNFSYALVETEHGRMIEISADRIEVSQYYYREVENETMGWREPIDAAEYDSDDPSMGVSHDGSFSFTVTMTAEESIDTADPFGTEPVLAPRYDRTRIECPSQYFDTQRCYSYQSRVYADYGAAEGTSVSVAATLYGRNEWFSGGWNGNEYRDRTFVELRGPQSGWQVAVGDLETGSGNYRA, encoded by the coding sequence ATGGATTCGATCGCTCGCGGAACCGTCCGAAACGGGATCATCGGGGGGATCGCGGGCGTCGTCCTCGGAGTCGTCCCGCTGGTACTGCTCGTTGCGCCGCTCATTGGGGGTGGCGTCGCGGGGTATCTCGAACGGAGGGACGCCCGGGGCGGCGCGGTCGCAGGCGCGATCGCGGGCGTGTTGATGGCGCTTCTCGGAGCCGTGCTCTCGGGAATCGTACTGGCGGTCCGGCTGGGTACGCTGCTCCCGTCGGTGGCGGATGCGCCGCTCGCCGGACTCGCCATCGCGACCGCACTTTCGCTCGGGGCGGTCGTCGGGCAGATTCTGGTGGCGGCTGTCGGCGGAGCCCTCGGCGGCATACTCGAGGCGACACACCGACGACGCGGTCAGGCAGACACCGGCGCGATGAAGAGCGGCGGGCGTGGTTCTACTATTCTCTCCATCACCGGGAGCGTGATCGCCGGTGTGGCGACGTTCGCGGTCGTCGCCGTCGCAGTCACCGCCGTCCTCGATCCGCTGATCTGGCCGTCGGCGCTCGTCGGACTGCCGGTCGGCGTCGTCGCCGGCGCCGCCGTCGCGGTCGGAAGCTACGCGTTTTTCAGACGGAAACCGGGGACGGACCGACACTGGCGAGCAGTCGGTCTCGGAGTACTCGCCGTCGTCGTGGTCTTCGGGCTCCTCCTGGGAGGACTGTGGGTTGTCGGCCAGGACCGCGCCGACGCGAGCTACGAGAGCACCTACGAGTACGAAGTGACCGTCGAGGCCGACGGAACGCTTCGGGAACCGACGTTCTACGTCCCCGCTCCGACTGACACCGACGACGTCCACCTCTCTGACGTGTTCGTCGAAGACGTTCGATACGATCGCGACACCCCGGGCGTCGCTCCTGGCGAGGGACCGTCGCCGGTGAACTTCTCGTATGCACTCGTCGAGACCGAACACGGGCGGATGATCGAGATCTCCGCCGACCGAATCGAGGTTTCGCAGTACTACTACCGCGAGGTCGAAAACGAGACGATGGGCTGGCGGGAGCCGATCGACGCTGCCGAGTACGACTCCGACGATCCATCGATGGGGGTCTCCCACGACGGAAGCTTCAGTTTCACGGTGACGATGACCGCCGAGGAGTCCATCGACACCGCCGATCCGTTCGGCACGGAACCGGTGCTCGCTCCCCGGTACGACCGAACCCGGATCGAGTGCCCGTCGCAGTACTTCGACACCCAGCGGTGTTACAGCTACCAAAGCCGAGTGTACGCAGACTATGGCGCTGCCGAGGGGACCAGCGTATCCGTCGCCGCGACACTCTACGGTCGCAACGAGTGGTTCTCGGGCGGCTGGAACGGCAACGAATACCGAGACCGGACGTTCGTGGAGTTGCGCGGCCCGCAGTCGGGGTGGCAGGTCGCGGTCGGCGACCTCGAAACCGGCAGCGGCAACTACCGCGCGTGA
- a CDS encoding ZIP family metal transporter, giving the protein MNAFGSIVLATFGISLTAWIGLLALYFREELLERILLGLVALAAGSLLGGAFLHLLPSAIAETGPDETVPLFLYLLGGFCSFYVLEQFLHWHHQHTATHERQPISYLVLVSDTIHNFIDGLVIAGSFLVGAQIGIVTTLAIALHEVPQEIGDFGVLVYGGFERRRALVLNYLTQSTVVLGGVTGFFLGDLITGVPAVLLPFAAGNFIYIASSDLIPEIKQEEDLLRSSLHFLVFLTGIALMFGIRVLRGVLG; this is encoded by the coding sequence ATGAACGCGTTCGGTTCGATAGTCCTCGCCACCTTCGGCATCAGTCTGACAGCGTGGATCGGACTCCTGGCCCTGTACTTTCGCGAGGAGTTACTGGAGCGGATACTCCTGGGATTGGTCGCCTTGGCTGCGGGGAGTCTCCTGGGTGGCGCGTTCTTGCATCTGCTCCCCAGCGCGATCGCGGAAACGGGACCGGACGAGACGGTCCCCCTGTTCCTGTATCTCCTCGGCGGGTTCTGTTCGTTCTACGTCCTCGAACAGTTCCTCCACTGGCACCACCAACACACTGCGACCCACGAGCGTCAGCCCATCTCGTATCTCGTGCTGGTCTCGGACACGATCCACAACTTCATCGACGGCCTCGTCATCGCCGGGTCGTTTCTGGTGGGAGCGCAGATCGGAATCGTCACCACGCTCGCGATCGCGCTTCACGAGGTTCCGCAGGAGATCGGCGATTTCGGCGTCCTGGTCTACGGCGGATTCGAGCGCCGTCGGGCGCTGGTACTCAATTATCTCACGCAATCGACCGTCGTCCTCGGCGGCGTTACCGGCTTCTTCCTCGGCGACCTGATCACCGGGGTACCAGCGGTTCTGTTACCGTTTGCGGCGGGAAATTTTATTTACATCGCGAGCTCCGATCTGATTCCGGAGATCAAGCAGGAGGAGGATCTGCTCCGGTCCAGCCTTCACTTCTTGGTGTTCCTCACCGGAATCGCGCTGATGTTCGGGATCAGAGTCCTCCGGGGAGTCCTGGGTTGA
- a CDS encoding Hsp20/alpha crystallin family protein, with amino-acid sequence MSTRRNPFEEMERLFERMSRQFDEASRMWESDRPFGQWSSQAESMAVDLVDHDDEFVVTVDLPGFERDDVEIEVTDHTLRIQAEHEEEIEEEEAEYLRQERRHKSTERSIRLPDEVDKEAVSARMKNGVLTITVPKLEVKEARKIEIESE; translated from the coding sequence ATGAGCACACGAAGAAACCCCTTCGAGGAGATGGAACGCCTGTTCGAACGGATGAGCCGTCAGTTCGACGAAGCATCTCGGATGTGGGAGTCCGATAGACCCTTCGGACAGTGGTCTTCGCAAGCCGAATCGATGGCGGTGGACCTCGTCGACCACGACGACGAGTTCGTCGTGACGGTCGATCTGCCCGGCTTCGAACGCGACGACGTCGAGATCGAGGTCACGGATCACACGCTTCGAATCCAGGCAGAACACGAGGAAGAAATCGAGGAAGAAGAGGCGGAGTACCTCCGGCAAGAACGGCGTCACAAGTCTACGGAGCGGTCGATCCGACTCCCTGACGAAGTCGACAAGGAGGCCGTGTCCGCTCGAATGAAGAACGGCGTGCTGACGATCACGGTTCCGAAACTCGAAGTCAAAGAGGCTCGTAAGATCGAGATCGAAAGCGAGTAG
- a CDS encoding SagB/ThcOx family dehydrogenase: MTLERPSRRTALTLLAVAGLSLVVNLVFGAFKIVRPDGGNGWQADGSISLPTPREQSAVSVEEAIADRRSRRTYSDRALERRELGQLLWATQGVTDRARGFRAAPSAGALYPLEVYVVVGSQGVEGLQSGVYRYRPGRHELGRGRTGDVQPELRAAAIDQEAVEEAAVDIVLCAVDERTTGKYGERGRRRYVPMEAGHAGEHLYLQAESLGLATVSIGAFRDDRVRDILEAPATQRPLYIFPIGGRAQ; encoded by the coding sequence ATGACGCTCGAACGTCCCTCACGTCGAACAGCACTCACATTACTCGCCGTTGCCGGTCTGTCGCTGGTGGTAAACCTCGTGTTCGGCGCGTTCAAAATCGTGCGACCCGACGGGGGAAACGGTTGGCAAGCCGATGGGTCAATTTCGCTTCCGACGCCGCGAGAGCAGAGCGCCGTCTCGGTCGAGGAAGCCATTGCGGATCGGCGCTCCCGGCGGACGTACAGCGACCGCGCGCTCGAACGCCGTGAACTCGGGCAGTTGCTCTGGGCGACCCAGGGCGTGACCGACCGGGCACGGGGATTCAGGGCCGCGCCGAGCGCAGGCGCGCTGTATCCCCTCGAGGTGTACGTCGTGGTCGGGTCTCAGGGTGTCGAGGGACTCCAGAGTGGCGTCTATCGTTACCGACCGGGACGACACGAACTCGGCCGCGGGAGGACCGGTGACGTGCAGCCCGAGCTGCGAGCAGCCGCGATCGACCAGGAAGCCGTCGAGGAGGCAGCGGTCGACATCGTCCTGTGCGCTGTCGACGAGCGAACGACCGGAAAGTACGGGGAGCGCGGGAGACGGCGGTACGTCCCGATGGAGGCCGGTCACGCCGGTGAGCATCTCTATTTGCAGGCGGAGTCGCTCGGCTTGGCGACCGTCTCGATCGGCGCCTTTCGCGACGACCGCGTCCGAGACATTTTGGAGGCTCCGGCGACCCAGCGACCGCTGTACATCTTTCCGATCGGAGGGCGAGCACAATGA
- a CDS encoding sodium:calcium antiporter yields MLLEGGGFLLGLTLLLVGADRTVDAAAELALYYGLSTFFIGVTIVSIGTSIPEMTTSIYAALYSAGDLLVGNIVGSETAQITLAIGVVALIARIEAERKNVLVYGGAMVLAMIIMILVLEDGEIIRSEGFLMMIAYVAFIHDLYSHEGGEEVTTEVVEERAPPRKAVPWIVAGIALVVVGGHLMVTNGVAIARLIGIPEFLVGLLTGLGTTTPEIAVAGLAAKRGDAGISVGSLLGSNITDPVFSLGIGALVADVAVTSPQAVFVSTGYMLFVSLVVLGVMYWRRGIGRRGAVVCVLLYLPSFVLF; encoded by the coding sequence ATGCTCCTCGAAGGCGGCGGGTTCCTGCTGGGTCTGACGCTACTCCTCGTGGGAGCCGACCGAACCGTCGACGCGGCCGCCGAACTGGCTCTGTACTACGGCCTTTCGACGTTCTTCATCGGAGTCACGATCGTCTCCATCGGCACCTCGATCCCGGAGATGACCACCTCGATCTACGCCGCACTCTACAGTGCAGGTGATCTTCTGGTCGGCAACATCGTGGGCTCGGAGACGGCGCAGATCACGCTCGCGATCGGGGTCGTCGCTCTCATTGCACGCATCGAGGCCGAGCGGAAGAACGTCCTCGTATACGGCGGGGCGATGGTCCTCGCGATGATCATTATGATACTCGTTCTCGAAGACGGCGAAATCATTCGCTCGGAGGGCTTTCTGATGATGATCGCCTACGTCGCGTTCATCCACGATCTGTACTCGCACGAGGGGGGAGAAGAGGTGACCACGGAAGTGGTCGAAGAGCGCGCACCACCCAGGAAAGCGGTACCGTGGATCGTCGCGGGGATCGCACTCGTGGTCGTCGGCGGTCACCTGATGGTGACCAACGGCGTCGCGATCGCTCGCCTCATCGGCATTCCCGAGTTTCTCGTCGGACTGCTGACCGGGCTCGGAACCACGACGCCCGAGATCGCCGTCGCGGGCCTCGCGGCGAAGCGAGGTGACGCCGGCATCTCGGTCGGATCGCTACTCGGGAGCAACATCACCGATCCCGTGTTCTCACTGGGCATCGGCGCGCTCGTCGCCGACGTGGCCGTCACCAGCCCCCAGGCCGTCTTCGTCTCGACCGGGTACATGCTCTTCGTCTCGCTCGTCGTCCTGGGAGTGATGTACTGGCGACGAGGAATCGGCCGACGGGGAGCGGTGGTCTGTGTGCTCCTCTATCTCCCCTCCTTCGTTCTCTTTTAA
- a CDS encoding aldo/keto reductase, which produces MVLDTVPLGRTGLKVSELAIGTWRFGRETHEGEVEIKRERAYNLLDTYEQYGGTFIDTADSYGDGFAEELIGDWLQNREREDYVIASKIYWPTNEDNPNARGLNRRHLRRQLDAILDRLRTDYLDLLYIHRWDDDTPAEEFMRTLDRFVADERVDYLGTSTQRPNAWKVAKANEIARREGYEPFTVAQPRYNLVDREIEGNYLEMCREYGLAVVPWSPLAGGFLTGKYQRDVEPPAGSRAAREPEFGERYLIDSNFAVLDEVRSVADAVDATPTQVALAWLLEHEAVTAPIVGARTVDQLEADLAAGEISLSDEQFVRLAEAGQ; this is translated from the coding sequence ATGGTACTCGACACCGTTCCACTCGGACGAACGGGCCTGAAAGTGAGCGAACTCGCGATCGGTACGTGGCGGTTCGGGCGGGAGACGCACGAGGGCGAGGTCGAAATCAAACGGGAGCGAGCGTACAATTTGCTCGATACCTACGAGCAGTACGGCGGCACCTTCATCGATACTGCCGATTCGTACGGCGATGGCTTCGCCGAAGAACTGATCGGTGATTGGCTCCAGAACCGCGAGCGCGAGGACTACGTGATCGCCAGCAAGATCTACTGGCCGACCAACGAAGACAATCCGAACGCGCGGGGGCTGAACCGGCGACATCTTCGCCGGCAACTCGACGCCATTCTCGATCGCTTGCGAACGGACTACCTCGATCTGCTGTACATCCATCGCTGGGACGACGATACGCCCGCAGAGGAGTTTATGCGCACGCTCGATCGCTTCGTCGCAGACGAGCGCGTGGATTACCTCGGTACGTCGACGCAGCGTCCCAACGCGTGGAAAGTCGCGAAGGCCAACGAAATCGCCCGTCGAGAGGGATACGAACCGTTCACGGTCGCGCAACCCCGGTACAACCTCGTCGACAGGGAAATCGAGGGGAACTATCTCGAGATGTGCCGCGAGTACGGTCTCGCTGTGGTTCCTTGGAGTCCCCTCGCCGGCGGCTTCCTCACGGGAAAATATCAGCGAGACGTCGAACCGCCGGCCGGCTCCCGGGCGGCGCGGGAACCCGAGTTCGGGGAGCGATACCTTATCGACTCGAACTTCGCGGTCCTCGACGAAGTGAGGTCCGTGGCCGACGCGGTCGACGCGACTCCCACGCAGGTCGCGCTCGCGTGGTTACTGGAGCACGAGGCCGTCACGGCTCCCATCGTCGGAGCGCGAACCGTCGATCAGTTGGAGGCGGATCTCGCTGCCGGCGAGATCTCCCTCAGCGACGAGCAGTTCGTCCGACTTGCCGAAGCCGGCCAATGA
- a CDS encoding VanZ family protein has translation MRNRFPDSPWRSVAYSTGILLLASIVPSPLRRHAEWKYVGPDKFLHLVGHAGYAVALAEAFGANRCPDREAALLAVGISTLLSLVTGGLQKLVPGRSFEPADVVAGLIGSVLAALGWYALAGSRT, from the coding sequence ATGCGAAACCGATTCCCCGACTCTCCGTGGAGGTCTGTTGCCTATTCGACTGGCATCCTCCTCCTCGCGTCGATCGTGCCTTCACCGCTTCGACGGCACGCAGAATGGAAATACGTGGGTCCGGACAAGTTCCTGCATCTCGTTGGACACGCGGGCTACGCGGTTGCACTCGCCGAGGCTTTCGGGGCTAACCGATGTCCGGACCGGGAAGCGGCTCTTCTCGCGGTCGGCATCTCGACACTGCTCAGTCTCGTGACCGGAGGGCTCCAGAAATTGGTCCCCGGACGGTCGTTCGAACCCGCAGACGTCGTCGCCGGCCTGATCGGCTCGGTCCTCGCCGCGTTGGGGTGGTACGCGCTCGCCGGTTCGCGAACCTGA
- a CDS encoding universal stress protein: MYENILLPTDGSDGTAGVAEHAVHVARLAGATLHILHVVDTSVVPLDAHSRGIYDEMEATGRESVEKIRDRALDVGIDSVTTIRQGTPFREILDYAEENEVDLVVIGTHGRTGLQRTVLGSVAERVVRLSDVPVLTVRTAPHER; this comes from the coding sequence GTGTACGAGAACATTCTCCTCCCCACCGACGGCAGCGACGGAACGGCAGGGGTCGCCGAGCACGCGGTCCACGTCGCTCGGCTGGCTGGCGCAACGTTGCATATCCTCCACGTTGTCGACACGTCAGTAGTCCCGCTCGATGCACACAGTCGGGGAATCTACGACGAGATGGAAGCGACAGGTCGCGAATCGGTCGAGAAGATTCGCGACCGGGCACTGGACGTCGGAATCGATTCCGTCACCACCATTCGCCAGGGGACACCGTTCCGAGAAATCCTCGACTACGCCGAGGAAAACGAAGTCGACCTCGTCGTCATTGGAACACACGGCCGGACCGGCCTGCAACGAACGGTTCTCGGCAGCGTCGCCGAACGGGTGGTACGGCTCTCGGACGTCCCGGTGCTCACGGTGCGGACCGCGCCCCATGAAAGATGA
- a CDS encoding ester cyclase — translation MATTAEENKRIVRRIREEIEEQGNLDAIDEIFAEDVVVHTPMGEFSGREAIKEMYESDREGFADSTETIHDIVAEGDTVAIRLTERGTHEGEFMGIEPTGKEFEIQTTAFFRLEDGKIAEWWMQPDTLGLVQQLGLDPEDLSAAVQADGD, via the coding sequence ATGGCAACAACGGCCGAGGAGAACAAGCGTATCGTCCGTCGTATCCGCGAAGAGATCGAGGAACAGGGGAATCTCGACGCAATCGACGAGATATTCGCCGAGGACGTGGTGGTGCATACGCCGATGGGGGAGTTCAGTGGCCGGGAGGCGATCAAAGAGATGTACGAAAGTGACCGCGAGGGGTTTGCAGACTCAACGGAGACGATTCACGACATCGTCGCGGAGGGCGATACCGTCGCGATCCGACTGACTGAGCGCGGCACCCACGAAGGTGAGTTTATGGGAATCGAGCCGACTGGCAAGGAGTTCGAGATACAGACGACGGCGTTCTTCCGGCTGGAGGATGGGAAGATCGCCGAGTGGTGGATGCAACCGGACACCCTCGGGCTCGTCCAACAGCTCGGCTTAGACCCCGAGGATCTCAGTGCGGCTGTGCAGGCCGACGGCGACTGA
- a CDS encoding phosphoribosyltransferase has product MFKNRTDAGQKLADVLDDHDVEADIVLAIPRGGLPVGRAVADAQDVPLDIVAARKLGAPGNPELAIGAVASDGTVWLNESTIRDLGVGETYIDEGIESERAAALEKVERYRAGRPPLELRGKTVLIVDDGIATGATTIVCLRQVKNQGAERVVLAVPVAPPDTVDRLTGEADEVICVETPPHFRAVGQFYDSFGQVSDSEAKAYLTSDD; this is encoded by the coding sequence ATGTTCAAAAATCGGACCGACGCCGGTCAGAAGTTAGCCGACGTGCTCGACGACCACGACGTCGAAGCGGACATCGTCCTGGCGATTCCGCGTGGTGGACTCCCCGTGGGCCGCGCGGTCGCGGACGCTCAAGACGTGCCACTGGATATCGTTGCGGCACGGAAGCTCGGCGCACCGGGTAACCCGGAGCTCGCAATCGGCGCCGTCGCGAGTGACGGAACCGTCTGGCTGAACGAATCGACGATCCGCGACCTGGGCGTCGGAGAGACCTACATCGACGAAGGAATCGAAAGCGAACGGGCGGCTGCTCTGGAGAAGGTGGAACGGTACCGAGCCGGTCGGCCTCCGCTGGAATTACGCGGGAAGACGGTGCTCATCGTCGACGACGGGATCGCAACGGGGGCGACGACGATAGTATGTCTCAGACAGGTCAAAAACCAGGGCGCCGAACGGGTCGTTCTGGCCGTGCCGGTGGCCCCGCCGGATACGGTCGACCGGCTCACCGGCGAGGCCGACGAAGTGATTTGCGTCGAGACGCCGCCGCACTTCAGAGCAGTGGGGCAGTTCTACGACTCCTTCGGACAGGTCTCGGACAGCGAGGCCAAGGCCTACTTGACGTCCGACGACTGA
- a CDS encoding dienelactone hydrolase family protein has translation MVDQRDDLLDIPIDEVELEGELVLPDGATGLVVFAHGSGSSRNSPRNKFVAEVLQSHGLGTLLFDLLTEAEDQEYETRFDIDLLTERLLAATEWLRRREETRELNLGYFGSSTGAAAALRAAAHRGDDVGAVVSRGGRVDLASEQLPEVAAATLFIVGGADTQVLERNREGLDELTCTKELEVVEGAGHLFEGPGELETVAELAAQWFGSHLS, from the coding sequence ATGGTCGACCAGAGAGACGACCTCCTCGACATACCGATCGACGAGGTCGAACTCGAAGGCGAACTCGTCCTGCCGGATGGCGCGACCGGGCTGGTAGTGTTCGCGCACGGGAGCGGGAGCAGCAGGAACAGTCCGCGCAACAAGTTCGTCGCCGAGGTGCTTCAGTCACACGGTCTGGGGACGTTACTCTTCGATCTGCTCACCGAGGCGGAGGATCAAGAGTACGAGACTCGGTTCGACATCGATCTCTTGACCGAACGGCTGCTCGCGGCCACCGAGTGGCTTCGCCGACGTGAGGAGACACGTGAACTGAATCTGGGCTATTTCGGATCGAGCACCGGCGCGGCGGCCGCCCTACGCGCTGCGGCCCACCGCGGTGACGATGTCGGAGCCGTGGTGTCGCGTGGGGGACGCGTCGATCTCGCGTCGGAACAGTTGCCGGAGGTGGCAGCCGCAACGCTGTTCATCGTCGGTGGCGCCGATACGCAGGTGCTCGAACGCAATCGCGAGGGACTCGATGAACTCACGTGCACGAAAGAACTGGAGGTGGTCGAGGGGGCGGGTCACCTCTTCGAGGGCCCGGGCGAACTCGAAACGGTCGCCGAACTCGCTGCCCAGTGGTTCGGGAGTCACCTCTCGTGA
- a CDS encoding IS6 family transposase yields the protein MPKINRLSGCTDWIDLDFVERQRTPERAMKLGIQLQLAGLSLSNTVSVLEELGVERSRKAIHDWVQKADLQPAEGRSPNHVAVDETVIRINDQQFWLYAAADPDTNELLHLRLFATTTTALTEIFLRELRQKHNVESAVFLVDGAQHLQTALARAGLRFQTERNGNRNAIERIFREFKRRTSSFSNCFSHVQPETAENWLQAFATWLNAPN from the coding sequence ATGCCAAAAATCAACCGCCTCAGTGGATGTACAGACTGGATTGATTTGGATTTTGTGGAACGACAGCGGACACCCGAGCGTGCGATGAAGCTTGGTATTCAACTGCAGTTAGCAGGGTTGTCGCTGTCGAATACCGTCTCTGTCCTCGAAGAACTGGGTGTCGAACGATCTCGCAAAGCCATCCACGATTGGGTCCAAAAGGCCGATTTACAGCCTGCAGAGGGTCGAAGCCCGAATCACGTTGCCGTAGACGAAACTGTGATTCGGATCAACGATCAGCAATTCTGGCTGTACGCCGCGGCCGATCCCGACACAAACGAGTTGCTGCATCTGCGGCTGTTTGCGACGACAACGACCGCATTAACCGAGATCTTTCTCCGAGAACTTCGCCAGAAACACAACGTCGAATCTGCTGTGTTTCTGGTCGATGGTGCTCAACACCTCCAAACTGCGCTGGCCAGAGCTGGGCTCCGATTTCAAACTGAACGAAATGGAAATCGGAACGCCATCGAGCGAATTTTTCGAGAATTTAAGCGTCGGACTTCGTCGTTTTCCAACTGTTTCAGCCACGTACAGCCTGAAACTGCTGAAAATTGGCTCCAAGCATTTGCTACCTGGCTCAATGCTCCAAACTAA
- a CDS encoding CBS domain-containing protein: MVELYVDQIMSRPVETVSPTTTLGDAAETMIRHDVGAVVAVDDSNGFEGILTATDFVLLAMEGSTASDVTVAESMRTDVVTTQRTAPATDVVDAMLEELIHHVPVVDGNEVVGMVTTFDLAAYLGRSLEP, encoded by the coding sequence ATGGTGGAGCTTTACGTCGACCAGATTATGTCACGACCCGTCGAGACGGTCAGCCCGACGACAACGCTCGGCGATGCGGCAGAGACGATGATCAGACACGACGTCGGCGCCGTCGTCGCCGTCGACGATTCCAACGGATTCGAGGGGATTCTCACGGCGACAGATTTCGTGCTGCTCGCTATGGAGGGGAGCACAGCGTCGGACGTGACGGTGGCTGAATCGATGCGAACCGACGTGGTCACGACCCAGCGTACCGCACCCGCGACCGACGTCGTCGACGCGATGCTCGAAGAACTGATTCATCACGTCCCGGTCGTCGACGGAAACGAGGTCGTCGGGATGGTCACGACGTTCGACCTTGCGGCGTATCTGGGACGGTCACTCGAACCCTGA